In Methanosarcinales archaeon, a genomic segment contains:
- a CDS encoding circadian clock protein KaiC: MTADTLMESERVKSEIPGYDEMISGGYFKQTVNVISGESGTGKTVFGSQFLYEGAMKGEKGLCIMTTESAKSLKKEMYTSFGWDFNEMENSGMISFVDIADPELRLQKTVDMAPTELIRSFKNLIDRKIEENKPVRVFIDSVEAMFLAIESQFRLKTLIDDLFGVLRSRDVTSVITVGTTFNVESTVEYGADSVTRLGRVISGNYLQRSIYIAKLRGSNTINEIRVLNISDNGVSVLDQSPYIA, encoded by the coding sequence ATGACTGCAGATACCTTAATGGAATCAGAAAGAGTTAAGTCGGAGATACCTGGATATGATGAGATGATCAGTGGTGGTTATTTCAAGCAAACTGTGAACGTAATCTCTGGAGAATCCGGTACAGGAAAGACTGTTTTCGGGTCCCAGTTCCTGTATGAAGGTGCAATGAAAGGTGAAAAGGGTCTTTGCATCATGACAACCGAATCAGCAAAATCTTTGAAAAAAGAAATGTATACTTCTTTTGGATGGGATTTCAATGAAATGGAAAATTCAGGAATGATCTCATTTGTGGATATTGCAGACCCTGAACTAAGGCTACAGAAGACTGTTGATATGGCACCAACTGAACTTATTAGAAGTTTTAAAAATCTTATTGATCGCAAAATAGAAGAAAATAAACCAGTCAGGGTCTTTATCGATTCTGTTGAGGCGATGTTCCTTGCAATTGAATCGCAATTCAGGTTAAAGACATTGATCGATGATCTGTTCGGTGTTCTCAGGTCGCGGGATGTAACTTCAGTTATTACAGTAGGTACCACATTCAATGTTGAATCCACTGTAGAATATGGTGCAGATTCTGTCACCAGATTAGGCCGGGTTATTTCAGGTAATTACCTGCAACGTTCGATCTATATCGCCAAATTGCGAGGTTCAAACACAATAAACGAGATACGTGTCCTGAATATTTCTGATAATGGTGTCAGTGTATTGGACCAGTCTCCGTATATTGCCTGA
- a CDS encoding class I SAM-dependent methyltransferase family protein, translating to MTALLVPKVDLETVRKKLLGSGSMDKKRKITRHGELFEIPVLKDPEFRSYTSVIQPCVEYYAPAPTLKSLLMEQLDYEKLELLPRSWQILGDIVITSIHPYLLTVREQVGRALLMMYPYCKSVYLDEGIEGDLRRPIRTLIAVKGETLEPGSTIHRENGCQFKLDITKVMFSKGNHKERARMAKLGYGEFVVDMFAGIGYFTIPMAVHSRPEKILAIELNPDSHKYLVENIKLNNVEDIVEPVLGDCIEKTPTSAADRIIMGYVKHTGHYLKYGILALKPGGVLHYHDTILVHSDYLSALDEIRARIEFEASAQGRTAETLDWRRVKKFSPGVWHVVMDARIN from the coding sequence ATGACGGCTTTACTGGTGCCAAAAGTTGATCTGGAAACTGTCAGAAAAAAACTGCTGGGATCAGGATCTATGGATAAAAAGCGTAAAATAACAAGACACGGAGAACTTTTTGAGATCCCTGTTTTGAAAGACCCGGAATTTAGATCATACACCAGTGTTATCCAGCCTTGTGTGGAATATTATGCCCCTGCTCCTACCTTGAAAAGTCTGTTAATGGAACAGCTGGACTATGAAAAACTTGAACTGCTGCCCCGGAGCTGGCAGATATTAGGGGATATTGTAATCACTTCCATACACCCTTACCTGCTAACTGTGAGGGAACAGGTGGGAAGAGCCCTCCTCATGATGTACCCATATTGCAAGAGCGTGTATCTGGATGAGGGGATCGAAGGTGATCTTCGCCGTCCCATTAGAACACTTATAGCTGTAAAAGGTGAAACTTTAGAGCCTGGATCGACAATTCATAGAGAAAATGGATGCCAGTTCAAACTGGATATTACTAAAGTCATGTTCAGCAAGGGTAACCATAAAGAAAGGGCCAGGATGGCTAAACTGGGTTACGGAGAATTTGTAGTTGATATGTTCGCAGGTATTGGGTATTTCACCATACCCATGGCAGTTCATTCCAGGCCTGAAAAAATACTTGCTATCGAACTGAACCCGGATTCCCATAAATATCTGGTTGAGAATATCAAGCTCAACAATGTAGAAGATATTGTTGAACCAGTGCTTGGGGATTGTATTGAAAAAACACCGACCTCTGCAGCTGACAGGATAATAATGGGATATGTGAAGCATACCGGTCATTACCTTAAATACGGCATCCTGGCCCTGAAACCAGGTGGAGTGCTTCATTATCACGACACAATACTTGTACATTCTGATTATTTATCAGCACTTGATGAGATCAGGGCCAGGATCGAATTTGAAGCCAGTGCCCAGGGTCGCACCGCCGAGACGCTGGACTGGCGCAGGGTAAAGAAATTTTCACCCGGGGTGTGGCATGTGGTGATGGATGCCAGGATAAATTGA
- a CDS encoding DNA polymerase sliding clamp, protein MFKAIIESEKLKETIEAVSSIVDEAKINLTPDGLSIRAVDPANVAMVDLTLKPGAFEEFTATDGEIGVDLNRLNDILGMAEKAETVELELDEETHKLVVKMSGLTYKISLLDPSSIRKEPKVPKLDLPARIVLSGAELRRAIKAAEKVSDHMCMGVDEDIFYMEAEGDSDRMRLDIAKDQLISLESGDARALFSLDYLSDMIKSAGKSNEVTIELGKDYPTMLNFKIAGGNGNVSYLLAPRIESN, encoded by the coding sequence ATGTTCAAGGCGATCATAGAATCTGAAAAACTTAAGGAAACGATAGAAGCCGTTTCAAGTATTGTAGATGAGGCAAAAATCAATCTGACTCCCGATGGATTATCTATAAGGGCCGTTGACCCTGCCAACGTAGCAATGGTAGACTTAACCTTAAAACCTGGGGCCTTTGAGGAATTTACTGCAACCGATGGTGAAATCGGAGTGGATTTGAATCGGCTCAACGATATTCTTGGAATGGCCGAGAAAGCTGAAACTGTAGAGCTGGAACTTGATGAAGAAACGCACAAACTTGTTGTTAAAATGAGCGGCCTGACATATAAGATCTCACTCCTTGATCCCTCATCTATCCGTAAGGAACCAAAAGTACCCAAGCTTGACCTTCCGGCTAGGATCGTGCTGTCTGGTGCCGAATTGAGAAGAGCAATAAAAGCTGCTGAGAAAGTATCTGATCACATGTGCATGGGCGTTGATGAGGACATTTTTTACATGGAAGCGGAAGGCGATTCGGACCGTATGCGCCTGGATATAGCAAAAGACCAATTAATCAGCCTGGAATCGGGAGATGCCAGGGCATTATTCTCACTTGATTATTTATCTGACATGATCAAATCTGCAGGCAAATCTAATGAAGTGACTATTGAACTTGGAAAGGATTATCCTACCATGCTGAATTTTAAGATAGCAGGCGGCAATGGTAATGTAAGTTATCTATTGGCACCCAGGATTGAATCAAATTAA
- a CDS encoding LL-diaminopimelate aminotransferase, whose protein sequence is MYSDRINNLPPYLFAAIDEAKAKVVERGVDVIDLGVGDPDMPTPDNIIQALCKSAKNPDRHKYPSYIGMFSFREAVAQWYDQHLGIELAPSSQVLTFIGSKEGIFHIPLAFLNPGDVALIPDPGYPVYKIGTLFAGGVPYIMPLLEMNGFLPDLEAIPSDVRKKAKLMFLNYPNNPTSAIASEAFFSEVVEFAKENDIVVIHDNAYSEMTYDGYKAPSFLNVEGAMDVGIEVHSLSKTYNMTGWRIGFAVGNAEIISGIGKVKTNVDSGAFEAVQEAGIEAMLGPQDIIGDMRKTYTERRDALMLGLRELGINMEPPKATFYVWAPVPKGYDSMGFSKILLEEAGIVATPGNGFGDYGEGYVRFALTSSVDRINEAVERMRQLKV, encoded by the coding sequence ATGTATTCTGACAGGATAAATAATCTCCCCCCATATCTTTTTGCAGCTATAGATGAGGCAAAGGCAAAAGTTGTTGAACGGGGTGTTGATGTGATAGACCTGGGTGTTGGTGACCCGGATATGCCTACCCCAGATAATATTATCCAGGCCCTGTGCAAGTCTGCCAAAAATCCGGACAGGCATAAATATCCCTCATATATCGGAATGTTTTCCTTCAGGGAAGCAGTAGCTCAATGGTATGACCAACATCTGGGAATTGAACTTGCCCCCTCATCCCAGGTACTTACTTTTATAGGCTCCAAGGAAGGTATCTTCCATATTCCATTGGCATTCTTAAATCCCGGTGATGTTGCCCTGATCCCGGATCCGGGTTATCCTGTATATAAGATCGGGACGTTATTTGCGGGAGGGGTACCCTACATTATGCCCCTGCTGGAAATGAATGGATTTTTACCAGACCTGGAAGCTATCCCCAGTGATGTTCGAAAAAAAGCGAAACTCATGTTCCTGAATTATCCCAATAACCCAACATCTGCAATTGCATCTGAAGCCTTTTTCAGTGAAGTGGTGGAATTTGCAAAAGAAAACGATATTGTCGTGATCCATGACAACGCCTACAGTGAAATGACATATGATGGATATAAAGCCCCCAGTTTCTTAAATGTGGAAGGAGCCATGGACGTAGGAATAGAAGTTCATTCCCTTTCAAAGACATATAACATGACAGGATGGAGAATTGGTTTTGCAGTGGGCAATGCTGAGATTATAAGCGGTATTGGTAAGGTCAAGACCAATGTGGATTCAGGTGCTTTTGAAGCTGTACAGGAAGCAGGGATCGAAGCCATGTTGGGTCCCCAGGATATTATCGGTGATATGCGAAAGACTTACACAGAAAGGAGAGATGCCTTGATGTTGGGACTCAGGGAACTGGGAATAAATATGGAGCCGCCTAAGGCTACTTTCTATGTATGGGCACCAGTTCCCAAAGGATATGATTCTATGGGATTCTCAAAAATCCTGCTTGAAGAAGCGGGAATAGTTGCCACTCCAGGTAATGGATTCGGGGATTACGGCGAAGGTTATGTCAGATTCGCCCTGACCAGTTCAGTAGATCGAATTAACGAAGCAGTTGAAAGAATGAGACAATTGAAGGTTTAG
- the trkA gene encoding Trk system potassium transporter TrkA: MRIIIIGAGDVGYHLAKTLYHDHELVLIDIDDAACERARELDVQVIHGNGADVKRLDDAKIKNSELVVAVTGNDEVNIVASLAAKLLNNNIKTIARVSNPDYINKPVTIREQVGMNIMICPELSLADEMYQVISVPSALDVEDFVGGKVKMIEFKVEDENVLINKALKDIEFPQCSMISAIFRDNEIIIPGGSDIIKSGDRVVMIGKEEAIKEIRTWFEVYSLSKKVLVVGGGKVGFYLIKLLSDKDFEITLVDNDRKRCEMIAETLPKITVINGDGTDINILKDVNTANMDVVVSVTNSDEKNLLCSLLTKQLGAKKVIARVERTEYIQLFELVGVDVAMSSREATINEVLKTTMLKANIQSITTIEGDKAELLELTAKEGSKIVKKDLKHVNFPKGAIVSTIVRGDEIIVPRGSDMVMPGDKVIVFTNLDVVSKVENLFK, from the coding sequence TTGCGTATAATTATCATAGGTGCAGGGGATGTTGGCTATCATCTCGCAAAAACGTTGTATCATGACCATGAACTGGTATTGATCGATATTGACGACGCGGCATGCGAACGAGCCCGTGAACTTGATGTTCAGGTAATACACGGTAACGGTGCCGACGTAAAGCGGTTGGATGATGCAAAAATAAAAAATTCTGAACTGGTAGTGGCAGTCACAGGAAATGATGAGGTAAATATAGTCGCATCCCTGGCAGCTAAACTGCTAAATAATAATATCAAGACCATTGCCCGGGTAAGCAATCCTGATTATATTAACAAACCGGTCACCATCAGGGAACAGGTAGGTATGAATATCATGATATGTCCTGAACTTTCCCTGGCTGATGAGATGTACCAGGTAATATCAGTACCATCGGCTCTTGATGTGGAAGATTTTGTAGGCGGCAAGGTCAAAATGATCGAATTTAAAGTGGAAGATGAAAATGTCCTGATCAATAAGGCTCTCAAGGATATCGAATTTCCACAATGCAGCATGATATCTGCAATTTTCAGGGATAATGAGATCATAATTCCCGGCGGGTCCGATATCATAAAATCTGGTGATCGTGTGGTTATGATCGGGAAAGAGGAAGCTATTAAGGAGATACGCACCTGGTTCGAAGTTTATTCTTTGAGTAAGAAAGTGCTTGTTGTGGGTGGCGGAAAAGTCGGATTTTATCTTATCAAATTGTTGAGCGATAAAGACTTTGAGATTACACTGGTAGACAATGATCGTAAACGATGTGAAATGATTGCTGAAACCCTGCCGAAAATTACAGTGATAAATGGGGATGGAACTGACATTAATATATTGAAAGATGTTAATACCGCAAATATGGATGTGGTAGTGTCTGTTACAAATAGTGACGAGAAGAACCTGCTCTGCTCACTTCTTACAAAGCAGTTGGGAGCTAAAAAGGTCATAGCAAGGGTCGAGAGGACGGAATATATCCAATTATTCGAGCTGGTAGGAGTGGATGTGGCCATGAGTTCCAGGGAAGCTACAATTAATGAAGTCCTGAAGACCACTATGCTGAAGGCCAATATCCAGTCAATCACAACCATAGAAGGTGATAAAGCTGAACTACTTGAACTTACTGCTAAAGAAGGTTCCAAGATCGTGAAGAAGGATCTGAAACATGTCAATTTCCCTAAAGGTGCTATTGTCAGTACCATTGTAAGGGGTGATGAGATCATTGTCCCACGCGGCAGCGACATGGTTATGCCTGGTGATAAGGTGATCGTGTTCACAAACCTGGATGTTGTGTCTAAAGTGGAAAATCTATTCAAATAA
- a CDS encoding ATP-dependent DNA helicase, whose protein sequence is MKIAGLDIPDKVRSFYIESGISELYPPQIKAVEAGLLENRNLLAAVPTASGKTMIAELAMLKSIFEGGKCLYIVPLRALASEKFQRFKEFESIGVRAGISSGDFDSRDEWLAKTDIIVATSEKTDSLIRNGTAWMNDITVVVVDEIHLLDSPDRGPTLEVTIARLMQMNPDAQIIGLSATVGNAKDMAQWLDASLVESEWRPIELKEGVYFGSAIKFPDSQRIIEEKYPDDLLNLAADTINEGAQCLIFESSRRNAEGSAKRIGQKLGKMLDSQNLEELNVLAEQMLDTGETEITKKLSDCIRGGAAFHHAGLLSEQRKLIEDGFRKNMIKVLSSTPTLASGLNLPARRVIIRGFKRYDPNYGMVPIPVLEYKQMAGRAGRPGLDPYGESVLVVRSYDEMNLLLEQYVLSSAEDIWSKLGSENALRTHILSAVSTGVVRSREELMDFLERTFFAHQQDTWRLAAVVDDVLIFLKNNKMLVDSSDGLYPTRLGEVVSKLYIDPLSASIIVDGLRNLDTVNVTELTCLHLIYKTPDMRRLFLRSNDYSWLGDFVSQHSDQFVHPPSSSSADYEWFLSEVKTAMVLLDWISEIKEDDITSKFNIGPGDIRAQADNAEWLMHSTARISAHLESNYTSFINGLVERISYGASSELLPIIKIKGIGRVRARKLYNAGYKDIEAIRQAGYEIIAKIIGPKVAANTLRQLGVDINSDEVKNYKMKNTGNQNILEF, encoded by the coding sequence ATGAAAATCGCAGGCTTAGATATTCCAGATAAGGTGAGGTCGTTTTATATCGAATCCGGGATATCAGAGCTTTATCCTCCACAAATTAAAGCTGTTGAAGCAGGATTATTAGAAAACCGAAATCTCCTGGCAGCCGTCCCCACTGCATCGGGTAAGACCATGATTGCGGAGTTGGCAATGTTGAAATCCATCTTTGAGGGCGGTAAATGCCTGTACATTGTTCCTTTAAGAGCCCTGGCTTCTGAAAAGTTCCAGAGGTTCAAGGAATTTGAATCAATTGGTGTCAGGGCAGGCATCTCTTCAGGGGATTTTGATTCAAGGGACGAGTGGCTGGCAAAGACAGATATCATTGTTGCCACTTCAGAGAAGACCGATTCGCTTATCCGTAACGGTACAGCCTGGATGAATGATATCACTGTGGTTGTAGTGGACGAGATACACCTGCTGGATTCACCTGACAGGGGACCCACACTTGAAGTTACTATTGCACGCCTTATGCAGATGAATCCTGATGCGCAGATCATCGGTCTGTCTGCCACAGTAGGCAATGCAAAGGATATGGCACAATGGCTGGATGCATCCCTTGTGGAGAGTGAGTGGAGACCCATTGAACTGAAAGAAGGCGTGTATTTCGGCAGTGCAATAAAATTTCCAGATTCCCAGCGGATTATTGAAGAAAAATATCCGGATGACCTGCTCAATCTGGCTGCAGACACAATTAACGAAGGTGCACAATGCCTGATCTTTGAGAGCAGCCGCAGGAATGCAGAAGGCAGTGCTAAACGGATCGGACAAAAACTTGGCAAAATGCTGGATAGTCAGAACCTTGAAGAATTAAATGTTTTAGCAGAACAAATGCTGGATACCGGGGAAACAGAGATCACAAAGAAGCTGTCAGATTGCATCAGGGGAGGTGCAGCTTTCCATCATGCAGGACTGCTGTCAGAACAAAGGAAGTTAATAGAGGATGGATTCAGGAAGAATATGATCAAGGTCTTATCCAGCACACCCACTTTGGCATCAGGATTGAACCTGCCTGCCAGACGTGTGATCATCCGTGGCTTTAAAAGATATGACCCGAATTACGGGATGGTACCCATTCCTGTACTTGAATATAAGCAAATGGCAGGAAGGGCCGGCAGGCCAGGGCTTGACCCATATGGTGAATCTGTACTTGTGGTGAGGTCATACGATGAGATGAATCTATTACTGGAACAGTACGTGCTGAGCAGTGCTGAAGATATCTGGTCAAAATTGGGGTCTGAAAATGCCCTGCGCACCCACATTCTCTCGGCTGTTTCAACCGGGGTTGTCAGAAGCAGGGAAGAACTAATGGATTTTCTTGAACGTACTTTCTTTGCACACCAGCAGGATACCTGGCGCCTGGCAGCTGTTGTGGATGATGTATTGATTTTTCTTAAGAATAATAAAATGCTGGTGGACAGCAGTGATGGTCTGTACCCTACCCGTCTGGGAGAGGTGGTGTCAAAACTATATATCGATCCCCTTTCGGCAAGCATTATTGTGGATGGGCTGCGCAATCTGGATACAGTAAATGTTACAGAACTTACCTGTTTACATCTTATCTACAAAACACCTGATATGCGCCGTCTCTTTTTACGCTCAAATGATTATTCATGGCTAGGTGATTTTGTCTCCCAGCACAGTGACCAGTTCGTTCATCCTCCATCTTCCAGTAGCGCTGATTATGAGTGGTTTCTCTCTGAAGTGAAAACAGCAATGGTACTGCTGGATTGGATATCTGAGATTAAAGAAGATGATATTACCTCAAAGTTCAACATCGGACCCGGAGATATAAGGGCGCAGGCCGATAATGCCGAATGGTTGATGCATTCAACGGCCCGCATAAGTGCGCATCTTGAAAGTAACTATACCTCTTTTATAAATGGACTTGTGGAACGGATTTCTTATGGTGCGTCCTCAGAACTACTGCCTATTATCAAGATCAAGGGGATTGGTCGGGTTAGGGCCAGAAAGCTCTATAATGCAGGTTATAAGGACATTGAAGCCATACGACAGGCCGGATATGAGATTATCGCTAAAATAATCGGACCAAAAGTCGCTGCTAATACGTTAAGACAGCTGGGTGTTGACATAAATTCTGATGAAGTGAAAAATTATAAAATGAAAAACACTGGAAATCAGAATATCCTCGAGTTCTAA
- the priL gene encoding DNA primase regulatory subunit PriL, protein MDVAKLSNYPFLTQAADYVADMGTSIETILTSRAFEIARYRAQTRVIQAIQGEITQDAGINNIAELLSYPISRIIISCIDDAFLIRRYGLAEAKSAYVLMKREDEAFIQEIGKDFNINATITDSGFRIHFTDYIRGAAGMRALNWKLVNRRLNSGFVNITKEEYARLLQEAIRGHVSASLPLEVPDRFCNVLKEDIEEIKIQLEASKSEFDEEGFGDVAPDDFPPCVVHLLSNAQAGVNLAHSARFALTSFLINIGLSVDQIIQMFNVSPDFNEDMTRYQVDHISGGTGTKYKPPSCTTMITYGNCFGKDALCKNIGHPLSYYRNKKKTKNPIPTTNKNDEKE, encoded by the coding sequence ATGGATGTTGCAAAACTTTCCAATTATCCATTTTTAACCCAGGCAGCTGATTATGTTGCAGATATGGGTACGTCAATAGAAACTATTCTAACTTCCAGAGCTTTTGAAATAGCTAGATACCGGGCTCAAACAAGGGTCATTCAGGCTATCCAGGGTGAGATCACGCAAGATGCAGGGATTAATAATATCGCCGAATTACTTTCATACCCAATTTCCAGGATTATAATTTCTTGTATAGATGATGCTTTTCTAATCAGGCGATACGGGCTGGCCGAAGCAAAATCTGCTTATGTGTTAATGAAACGAGAAGATGAGGCGTTTATTCAGGAGATCGGGAAGGATTTCAATATCAATGCAACGATTACAGACAGTGGCTTCAGGATACATTTTACCGATTACATAAGAGGCGCTGCAGGGATGAGAGCCCTGAACTGGAAACTGGTGAATCGAAGGTTGAATTCAGGTTTTGTCAATATCACAAAAGAAGAGTATGCCCGCCTTCTCCAGGAAGCCATAAGAGGGCACGTATCTGCATCATTACCCCTTGAGGTACCGGATAGATTCTGCAATGTACTAAAAGAAGACATTGAAGAGATCAAAATCCAGCTTGAGGCTAGTAAATCCGAGTTCGATGAAGAGGGATTCGGAGATGTCGCCCCAGATGATTTCCCACCCTGTGTCGTTCATCTTCTGTCAAATGCCCAGGCAGGGGTTAATCTTGCCCATTCGGCACGATTTGCACTGACTTCGTTCTTGATAAATATCGGTCTATCAGTAGACCAGATCATACAGATGTTTAATGTATCTCCTGATTTTAATGAAGATATGACCCGTTATCAGGTGGATCATATCTCAGGGGGCACGGGCACAAAATATAAACCGCCTTCCTGCACCACAATGATCACTTACGGTAATTGCTTTGGCAAGGATGCACTGTGCAAAAATATCGGGCATCCATTGAGTTATTACCGAAATAAGAAAAAGACCAAAAATCCAATTCCAACAACCAATAAGAATGATGAAAAGGAGTAG
- a CDS encoding nonsense mediated mRNA decay protein: MTFIIENHNIKPNIIDNMNYPACPVCGQPSDSQIEGKCKDCFLQSLILASIPHVVHTVICPMCGAFKKSGSWVESNDEIEEIINNTINKELKILPGSEDIQVSIDFTNTNPSIYQAQIKVTGNIKGVKAHVELNSEIRLIKQTCDTCSRLSGGYYESIIQIRAEGRFPDEDEVEKVLELVYEVVERQKQKGDRLAFISKEEKLHEGTDVYIGSNSTARQICRIAGERFGCKYSESPTLSGKKDGKDIYRITYSLRLPKLMPGDIINIDGKTVLVRHSGKRTSGLYLDSGLEFADNTDRLKDSRKIGTIKDAEPVVLLSTDDDDTVQVMHPKTFRPVTLKRPAYLSVKGGEEIKAFFVGNDIFILPQE, translated from the coding sequence ATGACTTTCATTATAGAAAACCATAATATCAAGCCAAACATAATTGATAACATGAATTATCCTGCCTGTCCTGTATGCGGCCAGCCATCTGATTCCCAGATAGAAGGTAAATGCAAGGACTGTTTTTTACAATCTTTAATATTAGCAAGTATCCCGCATGTAGTTCATACTGTAATATGTCCCATGTGCGGAGCATTTAAAAAAAGTGGAAGCTGGGTGGAATCAAATGATGAAATTGAAGAAATAATCAACAATACCATTAACAAGGAATTGAAGATCCTTCCTGGGTCAGAGGATATCCAGGTTTCTATTGATTTTACCAATACCAATCCCTCGATATACCAGGCACAGATCAAGGTAACTGGAAATATCAAAGGTGTCAAAGCCCATGTTGAATTGAATTCAGAAATAAGGCTCATTAAACAAACCTGCGATACCTGCAGCAGGTTATCTGGCGGCTATTATGAGAGCATAATCCAGATCAGGGCGGAGGGGCGGTTTCCTGATGAGGACGAGGTGGAAAAGGTGTTGGAACTTGTATATGAAGTGGTAGAACGCCAAAAACAAAAAGGAGACCGGCTTGCGTTTATCAGCAAAGAAGAAAAACTGCATGAGGGTACTGATGTATATATTGGCTCTAACAGCACTGCCAGGCAGATATGCCGCATAGCGGGTGAACGATTCGGGTGTAAATATTCAGAATCTCCTACATTATCAGGCAAAAAGGATGGAAAGGATATCTACCGGATAACGTACAGTCTCAGGTTGCCCAAGTTAATGCCAGGTGATATTATCAACATTGATGGAAAAACCGTACTGGTCAGACATTCCGGTAAAAGGACCTCAGGATTATATCTTGACTCAGGACTGGAATTTGCCGATAATACAGACCGATTGAAGGACAGCAGAAAGATCGGTACCATAAAAGATGCCGAACCCGTAGTCCTGCTTTCTACTGATGATGATGATACTGTACAGGTGATGCATCCAAAGACCTTCCGACCTGTGACCTTGAAAAGACCCGCTTACCTATCAGTTAAAGGTGGCGAAGAGATCAAGGCATTTTTTGTCGGGAATGATATTTTCATACTACCGCAGGAGTAA
- a CDS encoding ATPase, with protein MMPKIKSGIESFDQLISGGLPENSMTLVYGPPKCGKSIFCYHFLNQAITDDETSLYLMTDYNLAQLEETMMNFNWMIHEYFQKGQLYVLDTASGAIGATQKESDTLKISSPQNPTEIISKIIEDLQSIYQKTHQFRSILDSTTTLFSYNSPILIIRVIKSYTMRLKLAGGTSIITYTEGVADSQIETLLKASVDNIVHLDGNEITIEAMMGLDKINADYDITDNGIIIL; from the coding sequence ATGATGCCGAAAATCAAGTCAGGAATTGAAAGTTTTGATCAATTAATAAGTGGAGGACTGCCAGAGAATTCGATGACATTGGTCTATGGCCCTCCAAAATGCGGCAAGTCAATTTTTTGTTATCATTTCCTGAACCAGGCAATTACTGATGATGAAACCAGTTTGTATTTAATGACAGATTACAATCTGGCCCAGCTTGAAGAAACAATGATGAATTTTAACTGGATGATACATGAATATTTCCAGAAAGGACAGCTTTATGTACTTGATACTGCATCAGGCGCTATTGGTGCAACTCAAAAAGAGTCTGATACGCTTAAAATATCATCACCCCAGAACCCTACCGAGATAATCAGCAAGATAATCGAAGATCTACAATCCATTTATCAAAAAACCCATCAATTCAGGTCTATCCTTGATTCAACTACAACCCTTTTTTCATATAACTCACCCATACTGATCATCCGGGTGATAAAATCATACACCATGCGGCTCAAGCTAGCAGGCGGTACCAGTATAATAACATATACGGAAGGTGTAGCAGATTCCCAGATCGAGACTTTGCTAAAGGCCAGCGTAGATAACATAGTTCATCTGGATGGTAATGAGATCACAATTGAAGCTATGATGGGATTAGATAAGATAAATGCCGATTATGATATAACTGACAATGGGATCATAATACTGTAA